A section of the Tenrec ecaudatus isolate mTenEca1 chromosome 10, mTenEca1.hap1, whole genome shotgun sequence genome encodes:
- the ZFAND5 gene encoding AN1-type zinc finger protein 5 isoform X2 — protein sequence MAQETNQTPGPMLCSTGCGFYGNPRTNGMCSVCYKEHLQRQQNSGRMSPMGSASGSNSPTSDSASVQRADNSLNNCEGAAGSTSEKSRNVPVAALPVTQQMTEMSISREDKITTPKAEVSEPVVTQPSPSVSQPSPSQSEEKAPELPKPKKNRCFMCRKKVGLTGFDCRCGNLFCGLHRYSDKHNCPYDYRAEAAAKIRKENPVVVAEKIQRI from the exons ATGGCTCAGGAGACCAACCAGACCCCAGGGCCCATGCTGTGTAGTACAGGATGTGGCTTTTACGGAAACCCTAGGACAAATGGAATGTGTTCTGTTTGCTACAAAGAACATCTTCAGAGGCAGCAGAATAGTGGCAGAATGAGTCCAATGG GGTCAGCTAGTGGTTCCAACAGTCCTACCTCAGATTCTGCATCTGTACAGAGAGCAGACAATAGTTTAAACAACTGTGAAGGTGCTGCTGGCAGCACATCTGAAAAATCAAG AAATGTGCCTGTGGCTGCCTTGCCTGTAACTCAGCAAATGACAGAAATGAGCATTTCAAGAGAGGACAAAATAACTACCCCGAAAGCAGAGGTGTCAGAGCCAG TTGTCACTCAGCCCAGTCCATCAGTTTCTCAGCCCAGTCCTTCTCAAAGTGAAGAAAAAGCTCCTGAGTTGCCTAAACCAAAGAAGAACAGATGTTTCATGTGTAGAAAGAAAGTTGGCCTTACAG GATTTGATTGCCGATGTGGGAACCTGTTTTGCGGCCTGCACCGCTACTCTGACAAGCACAACTGTCCTTACGACTACAGAGCAGAAGCTGCAGCAAAAATCAGGAAAGAGAATCCAGTTGTTGTGGCTGAAAAAATCCAGAGAATATAA
- the ZFAND5 gene encoding AN1-type zinc finger protein 5 isoform X1, which produces MAQETNQTPGPMLCSTGCGFYGNPRTNGMCSVCYKEHLQRQQNSGRMSPMGSASGSNSPTSDSASVQRADNSLNNCEGAAGSTSEKSRNVPVAALPVTQQMTEMSISREDKITTPKAEVSEPDCDLKIDCSSPPSAPVVTQPSPSVSQPSPSQSEEKAPELPKPKKNRCFMCRKKVGLTGFDCRCGNLFCGLHRYSDKHNCPYDYRAEAAAKIRKENPVVVAEKIQRI; this is translated from the exons ATGGCTCAGGAGACCAACCAGACCCCAGGGCCCATGCTGTGTAGTACAGGATGTGGCTTTTACGGAAACCCTAGGACAAATGGAATGTGTTCTGTTTGCTACAAAGAACATCTTCAGAGGCAGCAGAATAGTGGCAGAATGAGTCCAATGG GGTCAGCTAGTGGTTCCAACAGTCCTACCTCAGATTCTGCATCTGTACAGAGAGCAGACAATAGTTTAAACAACTGTGAAGGTGCTGCTGGCAGCACATCTGAAAAATCAAG AAATGTGCCTGTGGCTGCCTTGCCTGTAACTCAGCAAATGACAGAAATGAGCATTTCAAGAGAGGACAAAATAACTACCCCGAAAGCAGAGGTGTCAGAGCCAG ATTGTGACCTTAAAATTGACTGTTCCTCCCCTCCTTCAGCCCCAG TTGTCACTCAGCCCAGTCCATCAGTTTCTCAGCCCAGTCCTTCTCAAAGTGAAGAAAAAGCTCCTGAGTTGCCTAAACCAAAGAAGAACAGATGTTTCATGTGTAGAAAGAAAGTTGGCCTTACAG GATTTGATTGCCGATGTGGGAACCTGTTTTGCGGCCTGCACCGCTACTCTGACAAGCACAACTGTCCTTACGACTACAGAGCAGAAGCTGCAGCAAAAATCAGGAAAGAGAATCCAGTTGTTGTGGCTGAAAAAATCCAGAGAATATAA